The Leptospira selangorensis genome segment AGGTGGTTGCCAAGGCCATAAAAGGATCGTAGGTTTTAAATATCTTCAACCTATCGTTCTGCCTAAATCAAAGTTTCCTCATAAACTTCTTTTGCAGTCTGTGAAAATTGCAGACACACTTCTTCTTCCTGTTCCTTTTGAAGTAACAAAAGAATCCGGAAAAAGATTCGTAGATGAGGCATTAAAGTCCAGTTCTCAACCGATCAAAAATGCATCAGTAATCAGTTGTGCAAACGGATATTTTGGTTATGTAACTACTCCGGAAGAATATACTCGCCAACATTATGAAGGCGGTCACACTCTTTACGGACCAGGCACACAACCATTCTTACAGGCACATCTTGCTGACCTGACTAAAAATCTTCCGCCTGCCGGAGGAAAAGAATCTTTCCCTGCATCTTGGAATTACGAATTGGATCGTTCCGATCGTTTTCCTGAAACTGAGAAATCAGAAGGTGTAAGAGAATTAGTAGATTCTCCTGAACTGATCTTAGCAGAAGAAAATTTGGAAAAACATTGGGTATTCCGTTATAAGGATGTAGGTGTTTCTGAAATTTCCCTACATGAATCTTTAGTTTCTATCGAATACAAAGAAGGAACTTCCGATTGGAAAGAATTAACTCATGAAGGTGAACCTGTAGACGACAAAGGAGTGGATATCGAAGTGAAAAAAACTTCCAACTCCGGAAAAGGAATGGCAGTTTACCAAGTTCGTTGGTACAACCCGGAACAAATCGCAAAACGCAAATATAGATTTGTGATCCGCCCTCGTGTCGGCCAAGCTAAGTTCGTTTCCCCAGAGTTCTAAGATCCTGAAAATAGGAAGGATCTCTTTTTTCTTGACAAAGAGATTCTTTCCTTCTAACCTATAGAGGTTGCCGGAGTTCTTTCGGCGGCTTCTTTATCTACAAAAGACGACTTCGTTTTTTGTCCTACCTTAGTTCGTCTTGCATTCACCGGTTCGGCCCAAGACAAAAATCCAAAACTAAAAATACGAGGCCTTCTCTTCGATGATTCGAGGCGAGGAGTTCCTACGTTTAAGGAGATTTTTTTGAAAATCAATTATTTGAATATGATACGTACTGCGATTTTGTTTTTCGCATTTTTTGGAGGGATCGGAGTGACCCAGGCTCAAACTTTAACTTACGGACAGAACATCAACTTAGAACAGGCAAAAAAGGTGATCGCTGCCGCAGAAGCCGAAGCGAGAAAGAATCAATGGAATATGGCAATCGCGGTTGTGGATACCGGAGGAAATTTAGTATTATTCCAGAGAATGGACAATACACAGATCGGTTCTATCGAGATCGCAAAAGGTAAGGCCTCGACTGCAAATAATTTTAAACGTCCTAGTCGAGCTTTGGAAGAAGCGATCGAAAAAGGTGGTATTGGTCTAAGACTTTTAGCCGTTCCGGGAGTTTTTCCTTTAGAAGGTGGAGAGCTGATCTTTCTGGACGGAAAAATTATAGGAGCGATCGGAGTTTCAGGAGCACAATCTACTCAGGACGGGCAAGTAGCAAAGGCGGGAGTGGCTGCTTTAAGTTCTAAATAGACTTTTACTTTTTCCCTTTCCTGGAGAATCGATTTTAAAAGGATATCTCTATGGATTGGAAAATTTCCAAATTTAAATCTGGCAAACCTCTTAGGTGGGAATTTTTAGTTCCACCAGGTTCTGCCAGAGAAACGGAAACTCTACTTTCTCAAATTGTTTCCGATCCATTCCTTCCTAGAAATCATACTCCTGAATTTAAGGTTTTTCCGGAAAAGTTTGTATTAGAAAAAACGAATTTTCGTCAGGCATTAGAAGTGTTAGTGAGAATTCCTTGGATCAGGGATTTTCGTTTAAACCTGGGCAAGTTTCCTTTGGACGAAAATTTTGATTTCTCAGGTTTGATAGAATCTTTAAAGCAGAACGAAATTTTACCGGAAGGCTGGGGAATAAACTTCCATCCACAGGTGAGAGGAAGAAAAGAAATTTCCAGAGAAGAATTATATTCTTTTTGGGAAGAATCTTATTTCTCATCTGGAGATCCTGATTCTAAAAACACTGAACTGAATGCACTTGCTCTGGGAGATAGTATCATTCTTTCTTTGAGTCTGGCCGGTGCTCCTATTTTCCAAAGAGGAAATTTTAAACCTCTATCTAAATCTGCTCCAGTCAGGGAAGATACAGCCACTTTTCTTTTACATTTATTAAAGAAGAATATGCCGGAACCTAACGCAGTCTTTGTACCATTTGCAGGTTCAGGAACATTTATCTGGGAGTCGGCTTCTTCACTTTTTAAACTTGGATTTCCTCATTTGGATCGGAATTATATGTTCCAGGAAATGAAGGAATTTCCCGCACCTAGTTGGGAATTTTTAAAACGTAAGATCGGTCCGGAAGAAGAAGGTAAAAAATTCACGTTCTGGTATAACGATTCCGAACCGGAAGTTTTCTCTTATCTAAACGAAAGAAAAGAAGAATATCAGAAATTTATAAAACAATTTCCCTTGAGTCTTGAAAATCGGTTTATTGGGAAAGAAGGGGACTTCTTCTCTTTATCTCCTAAAGAGGTCTGGGAATCCGCAGGCAAACCGCAAAAGATCTGGATGCCTCTTAATCCACCTTATGGTTTAAGAATCCAAAAAGGTTCCGATTTAGGATTGTACAGACGTATCGCTGAAACTCTAAAAGTTTGGTGGGAACTTCCTTGCGAAGTTTCCGGATTCATTCTTTGTCCTGATGAAGAAACCTGGTCCGCTTTTTTGAAAGGAATTAGCTCCAAATTACAAACTGTTCATATCACCCATGGAGGTTTGGATTTACGGGTAGTTTATTTCTGATCTTAAGTTTTTCGCTTTAAATTTCGAACCAGTCTAATATCAAATTTATTTTTTATACGGGAATACCCGAGGATATAAGAATGAAAAAGATCATTTGGTTCAGTATAACGTTTCTTTTAGCGACGAATGTTTTATCTGCAAAAGTTAAATCCGAATTCGTAGAATACAAACAAGGCGACACTATCTTAGAAGGTTTTGTTGCTTATCCGGAAGGAGCCAAAAAAGCTCCAGGTATCGTACTCGTCCATGATTGGATGGGCTTGGGCGAAAACACTAAAGCAAGAGCGGAACAACTCGCAGAACTAGGTTATGTTGCTTTCGCCGCGGATATTTACGGCAAAGGTGTACGTCCTAAATCCATGGAAGAAGCTTCAAAATTGGCAGCTTCTTTCAGAGAAGGGGACCGCAAATTATTAAGGGCCAGAGGACTGGCTGCGTTAGACGCATTAAAATCCCAATCTGGTGTGGATCAGAAAAGCCTTGCGATCCTAGGATATTGTTTTGGTGGGACCGCTGCCTTGGAACTCGCAAGAAGTGGAGCTCCCTTAAAAGGAACCATCAGTTTTCATGGAGGATTATCTACTCCTAAGGCGGACGACGCAAAGAATATTAAAGGTAAAGTTTTAGCTCTTCATGGAGCGGATGATCCTTTCGTAAAACCGGATGAAGTGGCAGCTTTCCAAGAAGAAATGAGAACTGCAGGAGTGGATTGGCAGTTTGTTTCTTATGGTGGCGCGGTTCATTCATTTACGATTAAGGAAGCAGGGAATGATAACTCTAAAGGGGCCGCTTATAATGAAAAAGCGGATAAACGTTCCTGGTTGGAGTTGAAAAACTTCCTAAAAGAAATTTTCCCTTCTAAGTAAATCATCCAAGAAACGGAGGAAATTTTTCCTTCGTTTCGATCTGTTTTTTCCTTTTAGGATAGGAATTAAAAGAGCAGAATGCCCACATGATTCGCTCCGTTTATCGAGTCGATACTAAGGGTTCCTTAGATTCTCTGGAAAGAAGAGAAGAGGAACTTCCTCCTCCTGGCGACAATGAAGTCACAGTAGAAATCCGTGCAATCGGTCTGAATTTTGCGGATATTTTCGCAATCCAAGGATTGTATAGCGCCACACCTAAAGGTTCTTTTATTCCAGGTTTGGAATATTCCGGTAAGGTGATTGCTGTTGGTAAAAAAGTCAAAAATTTCAAAAAGAACGATAAGGTCATGGGAGTGACTCGCTTCGGAGCATATGCTGATTATATCAACATAGACTCTAGATATATTTTCCCTCTTCCTTCAAAATGGAGTTTTGAGCAAGGAGCCGGATTTTTAGTCCAAGGACTTACTGCTTATTATGCTCTTCTTCCTTTAGGTGATTTAAGAAAGGGTCAAAATGTTCTAATACATAGCGCTGCGGGTGGAGTAGGGATCTATGCGAATCGTATCGCTAAAAAATTCGGAGCCTGGACCTTAGGTTCTGTAGGAAATCATTCTAAAATTTCTCTTTTAGAAAAAGAAGGTTATGACGCTTGGATCATTCGATCTTCTCGTTTTCCGGAAGAATTAAAAACCGCACTCGGTGGAAGAGAATTACATTTGGTTTTAGAATGTATTGGCGGTAAAATTTTCAAGGCAAGCTATGACGCTCTTTCCCCTATGGGCCGTATGGTTGTTTATGGTTCCGCTTCTTTTATGAGCCAAGGAGATAAGGTCAATTGGCTGACTTTAGCTTGGAGATATTTAACCAGACCAAAAGTGGATACATTAGAAATTGTTTCCGAGAATAAAGCGGTGATGGGATTTAATCTGATCTGGCTGTATGAAAAGATCGATGAACTGACTGTTCACCTCAAAGCACTTTTAAAATTAAATTTGGAACCACCTCATATCGGTTCCGTATATCCTTTTGTGGATCTTCCGGAAGCAGTCCGGCATTTTCAAACTGGAAATACTACCGGCAAAGTGGTGATTACCGTCGAATCGGGAAAATGACAAATCGAACGGAAACAAACGTACTTTCTCAATTATTAAAACGTTCCAAAGATCGTTTCGAAGATTATTTAGAAAACGAAGTATATCCATTCTTTAAAAAAGAATCTGCTCCTGAACTTGCAGATGCAATGGAATACAGCCTGAGAGCCGGTGGAAAAAGATTAAGGCCAATTCTCACATTTGCTTCTTTTGGAAAAATCAATGACGATTCTCTTTCGATTGGAGCTGCATTAGAATTTGTTCATACATATAGTTTGATCCATGATGATCTGCCTAGTATGGACGATGATGATTTCAGAAGAGGCAAACCTTCTCTTCATAAACAATTTTCAGAAGCAACTGCTATACTTGCGGGAGATGCTTTGCAAGCGTATGCATTCGATTGGTTGACTGGGATCGATTCTTCCGATAAGAACTTGCATAAGGATTTGGTTCGAGTTTTAGCAAAAGGTGCTGGGGCCGCGGGGATGGTTTCCGGACAAATGTATGATCTATTACTGGAGAGAAATCCTTCTTCTTTAACCGGAACAAAAGAAGAATTACTTTCTAAAACTCATAAATTGAAAACCGGAGCTTTGATCCAAGCTTCTTTTCTGATGGGAAATCGTTTGAGAGAAGATTATCAAGAGAGAGAAGAAACTATCTCTGAGTATGGTGCGAAGCTCGGTTTATTATTTCAGATCACGGATGATATTTTGGATATCGAAGGTACAAAAGAAGATCTTGGAAAAACTCCGGGCAAAGATGGAAAATCCGGAAAGATCACTTATCCTTCTTTATATGGAATGGAAACTTGTAAGCAGATGGTTTCCGATCTAGTTTCCGAGTTGGAAGAATTGGGAACGGATCTAGACACTTCTTCTAAAGCAGAAGTGTCAGAATTTCCGGAATTCTTTCAATCATTACCTTCTAACATTGGCAAAAGAAAAAATTAGGCTAGATGACTTACTCTTGAAAAAGGGTTTTGCCGAGGATATTTCCAAGGCAAGAAGTCTTATCTTATCCGGATCAGTTCTCGTGAACGATCGAATGTCCGACAAGGTCGGCACATTATTTGACGAATCCGTAGAGATCCGGATAAGAGAGATCATCCCGAAGTATGTAAGTAGGGGAGCTTATAAACTCAAGGCTGCATTCGAAAAATGGAATATTTCAGTTAAAGAAAAACTCTGCATAGATTGGGGCGCTTCAACTGGGGGATTCACTCAAGTCCTTTTGGAAGAAGGAGCAGGATTAGTTTTCGCTTTTGATGTCGGCTACGGACAAATGGCTTCTAAGGTAGCGATGAATCCAAAGGTTACCGTCAGAGATCGATTCCATATCAGGGATACTAGTTGGAAATTATTGTCTTCTTTATGGTCTGAAAAAACGAAAGAAAAGTTTCCGGATGAGATATTCCTCGTCATGGATTTAAGTTTTATTTCTCTTCGTATTGTTCTTCCTGTTCTTTCAGAACTCAAAAGTAAAAATCCATACGTTCGATGGAATATAGTTAGTCTATTCAAACCCCAATTCGAAACGGAATCTAGAAATTTGGACAAGGGAGTTTTGAGAGATCCTTGGATACGTTGGAAAACGATCCGTTCTTTTTTGCAATTTTTGAAAAATGAAATTAAAGGATCAAGGATAGGATTGGAAGATTCCCCGATTACCGGGAGAGATGGTAACCGGGAAATCTTAGTGTACTGGACTCTTTAGTCTAACCGATCCGCTTAACCAAAGGTTGCATCTAAAACCATAGAGACTCTGGAACCGATCCCAGGTTTTTTTGCCTTTCCGTCTGAACGAACAAATTCGTAATCCTTTGGACGAAGGAAGAATGTCCTGGCCTTAAATTCAAAAGTGAACCCTGGCCAAAGAGTGGTATTTCTGCCCGAACTCGTATTGTACCAGCTTACACATCCTCCGGTCAACCAAACAGATTTACCTAAGCGTCTTTGGATCTCTTGATTATAACGATCCTGAACGTCTTTGCGAACATCTATAAACTTTATGTTTTTATTAAGCAGGTAACGAATTCCCTGAAGAGCATATTGTACTTGGGATTCTATCATTAGGATCATAGAACTGTGGCCTAATCCTGTGTTTGGACCTACTATCATGAATAGATTCGGGAAACCGGAGACTGTGGTTCCTAAATATGCTTCTGCACCGTCTTCCCAAACGTCCGCTAAAAGTTTTCCACCTCTTCCTTTGATCTCAAAAGGGGAAACTGCTTCTGCGGCTTGGAAACCTGTAGCGAAAATGATCGCATCTACCTTATGTTCTACTCCGTCCTTTGTTTTAACCCCGGAAGGAGTAATCTCTTCGATGCCGTCAGTAACCAGTTCAACATTCTCTCTATTGAGTGCCGGATAATAATCGTTGGAAAGAAGTATACGTTTACATCCGATCGTATAATTCGGTGTCAGCTTTTTCTTAAGTTCTTCGTTATGAATACTTTTGTTGATAAAACTTTTAGCGAACTTTTCGAAAATTTTCATTAGTTTGGGATTGATTGCAAATGCTAATACTCCGATTTCATTCAACCAATAGATCGCTTTTCTAAACAACCATCTCAATGGGGGAATGAACTTAAAGATCCCTTTTACGGAACCTGAGATATTACTATCTGGTTTTGGGATGATCCAAGCAGGAGTTCTTTGAAAAAGTTTTAATGTTCCTACGATTGGAGCGATGGTAGGAACGATTTGGATAGCACTTGCCCCTGTTCCGATTACTGCTACTTTCTTCCCTTGCAGGTTATAACTATGATCCCATTTGGCAGAGTGGAATTTAGCTCCTTTAAAAGTATCAATTCCTTTGATATTCGGAAGAACAGGTCTGCTTAAGCCGCCTGTGCCACTTACCACAGATTTGGTTTTGTAGGACTTCCCACCTACAGTGTTGATTTCCCATAAACCTGTTTTTTCATCGAACGAGGCTCCACTCACTTCTGAGTTTGTACGAATAAAAGAACGGATCCCGAAACGGTCCGTACATTGATTCATATAATTTAGTATTTCTTCTTGAGGCCCGAAAAGTCTGGACCAATCCGA includes the following:
- a CDS encoding GlcG/HbpS family heme-binding protein, which translates into the protein MIRTAILFFAFFGGIGVTQAQTLTYGQNINLEQAKKVIAAAEAEARKNQWNMAIAVVDTGGNLVLFQRMDNTQIGSIEIAKGKASTANNFKRPSRALEEAIEKGGIGLRLLAVPGVFPLEGGELIFLDGKIIGAIGVSGAQSTQDGQVAKAGVAALSSK
- a CDS encoding dienelactone hydrolase family protein, which produces MKKIIWFSITFLLATNVLSAKVKSEFVEYKQGDTILEGFVAYPEGAKKAPGIVLVHDWMGLGENTKARAEQLAELGYVAFAADIYGKGVRPKSMEEASKLAASFREGDRKLLRARGLAALDALKSQSGVDQKSLAILGYCFGGTAALELARSGAPLKGTISFHGGLSTPKADDAKNIKGKVLALHGADDPFVKPDEVAAFQEEMRTAGVDWQFVSYGGAVHSFTIKEAGNDNSKGAAYNEKADKRSWLELKNFLKEIFPSK
- a CDS encoding synaptic vesicle VAT-1 family membrane protein yields the protein MIRSVYRVDTKGSLDSLERREEELPPPGDNEVTVEIRAIGLNFADIFAIQGLYSATPKGSFIPGLEYSGKVIAVGKKVKNFKKNDKVMGVTRFGAYADYINIDSRYIFPLPSKWSFEQGAGFLVQGLTAYYALLPLGDLRKGQNVLIHSAAGGVGIYANRIAKKFGAWTLGSVGNHSKISLLEKEGYDAWIIRSSRFPEELKTALGGRELHLVLECIGGKIFKASYDALSPMGRMVVYGSASFMSQGDKVNWLTLAWRYLTRPKVDTLEIVSENKAVMGFNLIWLYEKIDELTVHLKALLKLNLEPPHIGSVYPFVDLPEAVRHFQTGNTTGKVVITVESGK
- a CDS encoding polyprenyl synthetase family protein; amino-acid sequence: MTNRTETNVLSQLLKRSKDRFEDYLENEVYPFFKKESAPELADAMEYSLRAGGKRLRPILTFASFGKINDDSLSIGAALEFVHTYSLIHDDLPSMDDDDFRRGKPSLHKQFSEATAILAGDALQAYAFDWLTGIDSSDKNLHKDLVRVLAKGAGAAGMVSGQMYDLLLERNPSSLTGTKEELLSKTHKLKTGALIQASFLMGNRLREDYQEREETISEYGAKLGLLFQITDDILDIEGTKEDLGKTPGKDGKSGKITYPSLYGMETCKQMVSDLVSELEELGTDLDTSSKAEVSEFPEFFQSLPSNIGKRKN
- a CDS encoding TlyA family RNA methyltransferase, which codes for MAKEKIRLDDLLLKKGFAEDISKARSLILSGSVLVNDRMSDKVGTLFDESVEIRIREIIPKYVSRGAYKLKAAFEKWNISVKEKLCIDWGASTGGFTQVLLEEGAGLVFAFDVGYGQMASKVAMNPKVTVRDRFHIRDTSWKLLSSLWSEKTKEKFPDEIFLVMDLSFISLRIVLPVLSELKSKNPYVRWNIVSLFKPQFETESRNLDKGVLRDPWIRWKTIRSFLQFLKNEIKGSRIGLEDSPITGRDGNREILVYWTL
- a CDS encoding flavin-containing monooxygenase; the protein is MVAQTLERPSLNQNSQAEKVYDVVIIGTGFAGLCMGIRLKQAGIESFVILEKGNGIGGTWRDNTYPGAACDVQSHLYSFSFAPKSDWSRLFGPQEEILNYMNQCTDRFGIRSFIRTNSEVSGASFDEKTGLWEINTVGGKSYKTKSVVSGTGGLSRPVLPNIKGIDTFKGAKFHSAKWDHSYNLQGKKVAVIGTGASAIQIVPTIAPIVGTLKLFQRTPAWIIPKPDSNISGSVKGIFKFIPPLRWLFRKAIYWLNEIGVLAFAINPKLMKIFEKFAKSFINKSIHNEELKKKLTPNYTIGCKRILLSNDYYPALNRENVELVTDGIEEITPSGVKTKDGVEHKVDAIIFATGFQAAEAVSPFEIKGRGGKLLADVWEDGAEAYLGTTVSGFPNLFMIVGPNTGLGHSSMILMIESQVQYALQGIRYLLNKNIKFIDVRKDVQDRYNQEIQRRLGKSVWLTGGCVSWYNTSSGRNTTLWPGFTFEFKARTFFLRPKDYEFVRSDGKAKKPGIGSRVSMVLDATFG